In Flavobacterium praedii, the DNA window TATGGTCCAATATCAATAGTTGTTGATAACAAAAAAAGACTCTCCGTTATTAATGACCCCTACAAAGGTGTTATTTACAAAGGTCCAATTGTGATAATTATCAATGGAAATTCAGCTTCTGCAAGCGAGTTTTTTGCTTCAATAATGCAAGATTACAACAGAGCACTTTTGATTGGAAGTACTTCACTTGGTAAAGCAACAATGCAAACTATTGAACCACTTGAAAAAGGCGATTTCGATCATTATATAAAACTAACAATTAGTAAATTCTATAGAATTACAGGAAAAAGTCATCAAGCAGTTGGAGTTATTCCTGATGTACAAATTCCCACTATTTATCAGGATGTTTTACAGAAAGAAAGTGAATTTCCAACGGCTTTAAAAAATGACAGTTTAAACACACGTGTTCGTTTTACACCTTATGTAAGCGACCAATTAATAGAATCACTCGCTCAAAAAAGTAGGGATAGAATTGCTCAAAACTCGTATTTTAACTCGATTAAAACTTTTAATTCAAAAATTGATTCTGTTTTAAAAAAATCAAAAATTGAAATTCCAATGACCTTGGATGCTGTTTTTGATAACCAAAACAATTTATCAAATTTATCAGAAGAAATAAACAACTTTAAAACGGATGAATTGAATTTGAATGTTACCAATTCTGAATACAACAAATCATTATTACTCATTTATCCATCATTAATAGTATACAATAAAATTCAACTCGATAACTTAAGATCCAATCACTATCTTAATGAAGCGATATCCATAATTGCCGATTACAAAACTGTAAAACAAAATAAAACAAAATAATTATACACTATTTCACAAAAGATTATCCATAGCCTTTTGGAAAAATAAGGAATAGCTGTATTTTTGCAATTCAAAATAACAATAAGAAATGGGAAGAGCATTTGAATTCCGAAAAGGTAGAAAAATGAAAAGATGGTCAGCAATGGCCAAAGCCTTTACTAGAATTGGTAAAGATATTGTAATGGCGGTTAAAGAAGGTGGTCCAAATCCTGAGGCAAATTCAAGATTAAGAGCTGTCATTCAAAATGCCAAGGCTGCAAATATGCCGAAAGATAATGTCGAACGTGCCATAAAAAAAGCTACTGATAAAGATACAGCTAATTATAAAGAAGTATTATTTGAAGGCTATGCTCCACACGGAATAGCCCTTTTGATTGAAACTGCTACTGACAACAACAACAGAACAGTTGCCAATGTTAGAAGTTATTTCAACAAATGTAATGGAACTATGGGAACTCAGGGTTCAGTAGAATTTATGTTTGACCATACCTGTAATTTCAGAATACCTAAAGAAGGTATTGATCCAGAAGAATTAGAATTAGAACTCATTGATTTCGGTGCTGAAGAAGTTTTCGAAGACGAAGATGGCATTCTAATCTATGCTCCTTTTGGAAGCTTTGGAACTATTCAAAAAGAACTAGAAAGCAGAAAATTAGAAATATTATCCTCTGGTTTTGAAAGAATCCCACAAATCACTAAAAAATTAACCGAAGCTGAAATGGCTGACGTAGAAAAGTTGATAGAAAAAATGGAAGAAGATGAAGATGTCATGAACGTTTATCATACCATGGAAGAATAAAAACCAAATTTAAAACAAAAAAAGCTCTAGAATTCTAGAGCTTTTTTTGTTTTATATCGAAATACAAAATGACACTTTATAAATATATTTAAAACTTATTTGACTGTTAATTTTTTAGCATTTTCATTCTGGTTCAAATTCGTCACTTTCAACAAATATGTCCCTTCAGGAAGTGCACTAATATCAATATCATTTTTATTACTTGAAATTACTTTTTGACCTTGAGTAGAAAAAATTTCTGATGATTTTACGACTACTGTTTCTACTGGTGTAGCTAAAATTATTTCTTGTTTTGTTGCTGTAGTCTTTGTAGAACTACCTGTTTTCACATCAGCTATCTTATTAACCGTAGTTATTGAAGCAATCTTTTCTACAACGTCATTTGGAGCTAGAACAGAACTATATTCATAAACATTTAATACTTCTTCTGGCGACAATGCTACATCATAAATTTTCAAATCATCTATATCAGCATTAATACTAACTGATGTACCCATTTTACCAATTGTAAAAACATTCCCTGAAGTTAATTTCCTAGGGGTAATCGAAGATCGAATCAAGGTACCATTTCTATAAATTTTAGAAGTCAAACCATCAAAAGTAACCGTATAATTATACCAAGTATTTATTGCGATAGTAGTAGTAACAATAGCATCATTTGCTGGCCCCCAACTCGCAAGATTCAGATCCGATTTTGCTGTTAAAGTACTTTGCTGAACTAAACCAAAATATTGCGCATTAAAAGAAGATCCATAGCCCCAAATATAATTTGGTATAGAAATATCATTATATTTTACCCAAACAGAAACCGATCTGGCTTTATTTGAAACAGGCAAATTAGGAATAGTAATCTCCATAGGACTATTTACAATTCGAATAGCATTATTAGCATTACCAACCCTATCAGCTACAAATTTAGAAATACCTAGAAATGAATTACTATTTTCCGTATTACTTCGGTTACCATTAAAATTAAATTCTTCAATAGGTTTTGTTTGTGCATTTATCTGAAAAGTTATTATAAATGCAATTAAAAGTATATTTTTTATCATATGAATTGGGATTAAATTTGAAATAAACAATGTGGCTTTATTTACTTTTATCAAATTTAACACTACTTGAATACTAAAACCTAAACTTCTCGATAAACAACACAGATAATCGATTAATTTACAAAAAATATATTTTTTATTCAATATTATATGCAGTTCAACAGATAGTAACATTAAATACACATTGATTTAACAAAATAATCAACAATATTTTAACCTCAATATTTTAATTTAATTCAAACTTTAATAAAAAAATACAATTTTAAATATAAACCTAACAGTCAAAACATTAGATTCATTCTTATTAAAAGTCAATTATAGTAGCCATGGTTAGGTTGCTCTTTATAATAATTACGAAAACAAAAAAAACTCCAGATTTCTCTGGAGTTTTTTATTATATATATAAATTGAGTGTTATCTATTTTATAAACTCAATTTTTTGTTCTTCTTCTTCGTTTATACTATCAAAAAAACCTTGATCATTCATCCATTCATCACTAAACACTTTACTCATATAACGAGATCCGTGATCAGGAAAAATGGCAACCACATTACTTTTATCATCAAATTCACCCTCTTCAGCATATTGTTTAATTGCTTGCATTACAGCTCCAGAAGTATACCCCACAAATAACCCTTCTTTTCTAGTCACCTCTCTTGCAGAGTGGGCACTTTCCTCATCAGAAACTTTCATGAATTTATCTATGATATCAAAATCAGTCGCAGATGGAATCAAATTTTTTCCTAAACCTTCAATTCTGTAAGGATAAATTTCATCATTATCAAATTCTCTGGTCTCATGGTATTTTTTCAAAACCGAACCAAAAGCATCAACACCTAATATTCTAATGTTTGGATTTTGTTCTTTTAAATATTTTGCCGTCCCAGAAATTGTTCCACCAGTTCCGCTACAAGCAACAAGATGAGTGATTTTACCATTGGTTTGTTTCCAAATTTCTGGTCCAGTCGACTTATAATGAGCATCAACATTTAATTGATTAAAATATTGATTGATGTAAATCGAGCCTTTGGTCTCTTCGTGCAAACGTTTTGCAACATTATAATAAGAACGATCATCATCTGCAGACACATGAGCAGGGCAAACATAAACTTTGGCCCCCAAGCTCCTCAGCATATCAATCTTATCTTTTGAAGATTTTGAACTCACTGCAAGAATACAATTGTATCCTTTAATGATGCTAACCATTGCCAAACTAAAACCTGTATTACCAGAAGTTGTTTCGATTATGGTATCACCTGGAGATAAAATTCCACGCTTTTCTGCTTCTTCAATAATGTATAAAGCAATTCTATCTTTGGAAGAATGTCCTGGATTGAAGGATTCTACCTTTGCGTAGAAGTTTCCCTTTAAATTCTCAGTTACACTATTTAGTTTAATAAGTGGAGTATTACCTATTAATTCTAAAATATTATTATAAGCATTTATTTCTTCTTTCATAAAAAAATAGTTTATCTAAGAGCTTTTTTTTAATTAACCCCGATATCATGCAAATCTAACAAAAAAAATCTAATTAGTTTTCAATTTTCTCTAAATCTAATAAAAAACTATACTCTTTTGCCAATTCCTTAATCGCTTCAAAGCGACCAGATGCTCCACCATGTCCTGCATCCATATTGGTATCCAAAAACAAGAGATTATTATCGGTTTTTAAAGCACGTAATTTAGCTACCCATTTAGCTGGTTCCCAGTACTGTACCTGAGAATCATGGAGACCTGTTGACACATACATATTTGGATATTTTTGAGACAAAATATTATCGTAAGGAGAATAGGACAACATATAATCATAGTATTTTCGAATATTAGGATTCCCCCATTCATCATATTCTCCGGTCGTAAGCGGAATACTATCATCAAGCATTGTGGTTATAACATCCACAAAAGCGACTTGTGCAATAATTCCATTATATAATTCAGGCGCCTTATTAACAATAACCCCCATTAATAAACCACCGGCAGAACCGCCTTCTGCATATAAATGTTTAGGTGAAGTGTATTTTTCGGCAATTAAAAATTTGGAGCAATCAATAAAATCAGTAAATGTATTTATCTTTTTCAACAACTTTCCATCCTCATACCATTGCCTTCCCAAATCTTCTCCTCCACGTATGTGTGCAATGGCAAAAATAAATCCTCTATCCAGTAAAGTCAATCGAGTCGATGAAAACGTAGCATCCATAGAATGACCGTAAGAACCATAAGCATATTGAAGCAAAGGATTTGTACCGTCTTTCTTCAAACCCTTCTTATACACCATCGAAATAGGTATTTTAACACCATCCGCAGCTGTAGCCCAAACCCTTTCTTCGGTATAATTATTTTTATCAAATTTTCCACCCAAAACTTGTTGTTCCTTCTTTACCTCTTTGACTTTTGTCTTCATATTAAAATCAATAATCGAAGAAGGTGTTGTCATAGACTGGTAGCCGTAACGCAATATATCGGTATCAAAATCAACATTGGAAGACGTATAAGCTGTATACGTTTCGCTTTCAAAAGGCAGATAATACTCCCCTTCACCACTCCAAGGCATAATTCGTATTTTATTCAAACCATTTTCACGCTCTTCAACAACCAAAAAGTCCTTAAAAATCTCAATATCTTCC includes these proteins:
- a CDS encoding S9 family peptidase — protein: MPENSSTPVAKIIPKKLKKFGEVRIDNYFWLNDRENPEVIDYLNQENAYYQEQTAHTKDFQAELFEEMKSRIKEDDQSVPYLYNGYYYITRFEKGQDYPIYSRKKESLSASEEILFNCNEMAKDKPYFQLGALSVSPDNKLALFSYDIVGRRIYTIQIKNLETNEILEDKIENVTGSAVWANDNKTIFYSDQDEKTLRSDKIFKHKLGLKQADDVLVYFEKDETFNVEIAKSKSRKYLAIESGSTLTTEYQILDADNPDGEFKIFQKRVRGLEYSINHYGDSFYIMTNKDKAENFKLMKTSVNKTSKANWVEVIAHRKDVLLEDIEIFKDFLVVEERENGLNKIRIMPWSGEGEYYLPFESETYTAYTSSNVDFDTDILRYGYQSMTTPSSIIDFNMKTKVKEVKKEQQVLGGKFDKNNYTEERVWATAADGVKIPISMVYKKGLKKDGTNPLLQYAYGSYGHSMDATFSSTRLTLLDRGFIFAIAHIRGGEDLGRQWYEDGKLLKKINTFTDFIDCSKFLIAEKYTSPKHLYAEGGSAGGLLMGVIVNKAPELYNGIIAQVAFVDVITTMLDDSIPLTTGEYDEWGNPNIRKYYDYMLSYSPYDNILSQKYPNMYVSTGLHDSQVQYWEPAKWVAKLRALKTDNNLLFLDTNMDAGHGGASGRFEAIKELAKEYSFLLDLEKIEN
- a CDS encoding PLP-dependent cysteine synthase family protein, which codes for MKEEINAYNNILELIGNTPLIKLNSVTENLKGNFYAKVESFNPGHSSKDRIALYIIEEAEKRGILSPGDTIIETTSGNTGFSLAMVSIIKGYNCILAVSSKSSKDKIDMLRSLGAKVYVCPAHVSADDDRSYYNVAKRLHEETKGSIYINQYFNQLNVDAHYKSTGPEIWKQTNGKITHLVACSGTGGTISGTAKYLKEQNPNIRILGVDAFGSVLKKYHETREFDNDEIYPYRIEGLGKNLIPSATDFDIIDKFMKVSDEESAHSAREVTRKEGLFVGYTSGAVMQAIKQYAEEGEFDDKSNVVAIFPDHGSRYMSKVFSDEWMNDQGFFDSINEEEEQKIEFIK
- a CDS encoding YebC/PmpR family DNA-binding transcriptional regulator, which produces MGRAFEFRKGRKMKRWSAMAKAFTRIGKDIVMAVKEGGPNPEANSRLRAVIQNAKAANMPKDNVERAIKKATDKDTANYKEVLFEGYAPHGIALLIETATDNNNRTVANVRSYFNKCNGTMGTQGSVEFMFDHTCNFRIPKEGIDPEELELELIDFGAEEVFEDEDGILIYAPFGSFGTIQKELESRKLEILSSGFERIPQITKKLTEAEMADVEKLIEKMEEDEDVMNVYHTMEE
- a CDS encoding LamG domain-containing protein yields the protein MIKNILLIAFIITFQINAQTKPIEEFNFNGNRSNTENSNSFLGISKFVADRVGNANNAIRIVNSPMEITIPNLPVSNKARSVSVWVKYNDISIPNYIWGYGSSFNAQYFGLVQQSTLTAKSDLNLASWGPANDAIVTTTIAINTWYNYTVTFDGLTSKIYRNGTLIRSSITPRKLTSGNVFTIGKMGTSVSINADIDDLKIYDVALSPEEVLNVYEYSSVLAPNDVVEKIASITTVNKIADVKTGSSTKTTATKQEIILATPVETVVVKSSEIFSTQGQKVISSNKNDIDISALPEGTYLLKVTNLNQNENAKKLTVK